A portion of the Colius striatus isolate bColStr4 chromosome 1, bColStr4.1.hap1, whole genome shotgun sequence genome contains these proteins:
- the GART gene encoding trifunctional purine biosynthetic protein adenosine-3 isoform X2, with the protein MADRVLVIGSGGREHALAWKLAQSPQVKHVFVAPGNAGTADSGKISNSAVSVSNHAALAQFCRDQDIKLVVVGPEVPLAAGIVDDLTSAGVRCFGPTAKAAQLESSKSFSKAFLDRHEIPTASANFPALVVKASGLAAGKGVIVASNKEEACKAVTEIMQDKTFGTAGETVVVEELLEGEEVSCLCFTDGVTIATMPPAQDHKRLMDGDEGPNTGGMGAYSPTPQVSKDLLQKIRDTILQKTVDGMRKEGVPYFGVLYAGLMLTKDGPKVLEFNCRFGDPECQVILPLLKSDLYEVMQAIINKKLSNSMPVWFEDSAVVTVVMASEGYPGAYPKGLEITGLSKAKQLGLEVFHAGTALKDGKVVTSGGRVLTVTAIKEDLMAALQEANKGVAAIHFKGAIYRKDIGYRAIAFLRQSRGLTYKNSGVDIAAGNTLVQKIKPLAAATSRSGCNAELGGFAGLFDLKAAGYKDPILVSGTDGVGTKLKIAQVCNKHDTIGQDLVAMCVNDILAQGAEPLFFLDYFACGKLDVEVAQGVIAGIAEACKIAGCALLGGETAEMPGMYPPGEYDLAGFAVGAVERGQMLPQLERIADGDVVIGVASSGVHSNGYSLVRKIVEKSSFDFSSLVGVSGDQTLGDLLLTPTKIYSKTLLPVLRSGHVKAFAHITGGGLLENIPRVLPESFGVVLDALTWKIPEIFCWLHKEGNLSEEEMTRTFNCGIGAVLVVQKELAQQVLKDIQQHEAAWLIGKVVSLQKGSAPVKVHNLLRAFQANRSLSVQSHIQGKIQTNKVKVAVLISGTGTNLEALINSTKKPTSFAQIVLVISNKADVEGLRKAERAGITTRVINHKLYGSRVEFDNAVDKVLEEFSVELICLAGFMRILSGPFVKKWEGKILNIHPSLLPSFKGANAHKLVLEAGVRVTGCTVHFVAEEVDAGVIIFQEAVPVKIGDTVETLSERVKEAEHRAFPAALQLVASGAVQVGEAGKICWK; encoded by the exons ATGGCTGATCGAGTGCTTGTGATTGGGAGTGGAGGGAGAGAGCATGCGCTGGCCTGGAAGTTGGCCCAGTCTCCGCAAGTAAAACATGTGTTTGTTGCTCCAGGAAATGCAGGAACAGCTGACAGTGGAAAAATTTCCAATTCAg CTGTTTCAGTCAGCAATCATGCTGCACTTGCCCAGTTCTGCAGAGATCAGGACATCAAGCTGGTTGTGGTTGGTCCAGAGGTTCCTCTTGCTGCTG GAATTGTTGATGACTTGACATCAGCTGGAGTAAGATGTTTTGGTCCAACAGCAAAGGCAGCTCAGCTGGAATCCAGTAAGAGCTTTAGCAAAGCCTTTTTGGATCGTCATGAGATCCCAACTGCCAG TGCAAACTTCCCTGCTTTAGTTGTAAAAGCCAGTGGTCTGGCAGCTGGCAAAGGAGTAATTGTGGCCTCAAACAAGGAGGAAGCCTGCAAAGCTGTTACTGAAATCATGCAA GACAAGACTTTTGGCACAGCTGGGGAAACTGTTGTTGTTGAAGAACTTcttgaaggagaagaagttTCT TGCTTGTGTTTCACTGATGGTGTCACAATTGCTACCATGCCCCCAGCCCAGGACCACAAACGATTAATGGATGGAGACGAAGGTCCTAACACTGGAGGGATGGGAGCTTATTCCCCAACACCTCAG GTTTCTAAAGATTTACTGCAGAAAATAAGAGATACCATTCTTCAGAAAACTGTTGATGGCATGAGGAAAGAAGGTGTCCCCTATTTTG gtgtGCTTTATGCTGGATTAATGCTTACCAAAGATGGACCTAAAGTTCTCGAGTTTAACTGCAGATTTGGTGACCCAGAATGTCAG GTAATTCTTCCACTGTTGAAAAGTGATTTATATGAAGTTATGCAAGCGATTATCAATAAAAAGTTATCTAATTCCATGCCAGTTTGGTTTGAAGACAGTGCAGTTGTGACAGTGGTCATGGCCAGTGAAGGGTATCCAGGAGCATATCCCAAGGGTTTAGAAATAACAG GACTTTCTAAAGCTAAACAACTAGGATTGGAAGTGTTCCACGCAGGCACAGCCCTGAAGGACGGCAAAGTGGTGACTAGTGGGGGAAGAGTCCTTACAGTAACTGCTATTAAAGAGGATCTAATGGCAGCACTGCAAGAAGCCAACAAGGGAGTAGCAGCCATACACTTCAAGGGTGCCATTTATAGAAAGGACATTGGTTATCGGGCTATAGCTTTCCTGAGACAATCCAG AGGCCTGACTTACAAAAACAGTGGGGTAGACATTGCAGCAGGGAATACTTTGGTTCAGAAAATTAAACCCCTAGCTGCAGCCACATCAAGGTCAG GCTGCAATGCAGAGCTTGGAGGATTTGCTGGCCTCTTTGATTTGAAAGCTGCTGGTTACAAAGATCCTATCTTGGTATCTGGAACTGATGGTGTTGGCACAAAACTCAAG ATTGCACAAGTGTGTAACAAACATGACACCATAGGTCAGGACCTGGTTGCCATGTGtgtcaatgacatcctggctcaAGGAGCAGAGCCTCTCTTCTTCCTTGACTATTTTGCCTGTGGCAAACTTGACGTTGAAGTGGCTCAGGGTGTCATTGCAGGAATAGCTGAAGCTTGCAAAATTGCAGGATGTGCTCTTTTGG GAGGAGAAACTGCTGAAATGCCAGGCATGTATCCACCCGGAGAGTATGACTTGGCTGGCTTTGCTGTTGGTGCAGTAGAGAGAGGGCAGATGCTGCCTCAGCTGGAGAGAATTGCTGATGGAGACGTGGTTATTGGAGTAGCTTCTTCTGGGGTTCACAGCAATGGGTACAGCCTCGTAAGGAAGATTGTGGAAAAGTCATCATTTGATTTCTCTTCTCTAGTTGGTGTCTCCGGTGATCAGACATTAG GAGATCTCTTGTTAACCCCAACTAAAATCTACAGCAAGACTCTGTTGCCTGTCCTTCGCTCAGGCCACGTGAAAGCTTTTGCCCACATCACTGGAGGGGGTTTGCTGGAAAACATCCCCAGAGTTCTCCCAGAGTCCTTTGGTGTCGTTTTAg atgctcTTACCTGGAAGATTCCTGAAATCTTTTGCTGGCTCCATAAAGAAGGGAACCTCTCTGAAGAGGAAATGACTCGGACGTTTAATTGTGGTATCGGTGCTGTTTTGGTAGTTCAGAAGGAGCTGGCTCAGCAGGTCCTCAAGGACATACAGCAGCACGAGGCAGCCTGGCTGATTGGAAAAGTTGTCTCCCTACAAAAAG GCTCTGCCCCTGTCAAAGTCCATAATCTGCTTCGAGCCTTTCAAGCAAATAGGTCACTGTCTGTGCAAAGCCATATCCAAGgcaaaatccaaacaaacaaagtgAAGGTTGCTGTCCTTATCTCTGGAACAG GCACAAACCTGGAAGCCCTCATAAACAGCACAAAGAAGCCCACCAGTTTCGCACAAATAGTCCTTGTTATTTCTAACAAAGCTGATGTGGAGGGGTTAAGGAAAGCTGAAAGAGCTGGTATTACTACAAGG GTTATTAACCATAAATTGTATGGAAGTCGCGTTGAATTTGACAATGCAGTTGACAAAGTCCTTGAAGAGTTCTCAGTTGAGCTCATCTGTCTGGCTGGATTTATGCGAATACTGTCAGGTCCTTTTGTCAAAAAATGGGAAG
- the GART gene encoding trifunctional purine biosynthetic protein adenosine-3 isoform X1 gives MADRVLVIGSGGREHALAWKLAQSPQVKHVFVAPGNAGTADSGKISNSAVSVSNHAALAQFCRDQDIKLVVVGPEVPLAAGIVDDLTSAGVRCFGPTAKAAQLESSKSFSKAFLDRHEIPTARWKSFTDAKAACSFINSANFPALVVKASGLAAGKGVIVASNKEEACKAVTEIMQDKTFGTAGETVVVEELLEGEEVSCLCFTDGVTIATMPPAQDHKRLMDGDEGPNTGGMGAYSPTPQVSKDLLQKIRDTILQKTVDGMRKEGVPYFGVLYAGLMLTKDGPKVLEFNCRFGDPECQVILPLLKSDLYEVMQAIINKKLSNSMPVWFEDSAVVTVVMASEGYPGAYPKGLEITGLSKAKQLGLEVFHAGTALKDGKVVTSGGRVLTVTAIKEDLMAALQEANKGVAAIHFKGAIYRKDIGYRAIAFLRQSRGLTYKNSGVDIAAGNTLVQKIKPLAAATSRSGCNAELGGFAGLFDLKAAGYKDPILVSGTDGVGTKLKIAQVCNKHDTIGQDLVAMCVNDILAQGAEPLFFLDYFACGKLDVEVAQGVIAGIAEACKIAGCALLGGETAEMPGMYPPGEYDLAGFAVGAVERGQMLPQLERIADGDVVIGVASSGVHSNGYSLVRKIVEKSSFDFSSLVGVSGDQTLGDLLLTPTKIYSKTLLPVLRSGHVKAFAHITGGGLLENIPRVLPESFGVVLDALTWKIPEIFCWLHKEGNLSEEEMTRTFNCGIGAVLVVQKELAQQVLKDIQQHEAAWLIGKVVSLQKGSAPVKVHNLLRAFQANRSLSVQSHIQGKIQTNKVKVAVLISGTGTNLEALINSTKKPTSFAQIVLVISNKADVEGLRKAERAGITTRVINHKLYGSRVEFDNAVDKVLEEFSVELICLAGFMRILSGPFVKKWEGKILNIHPSLLPSFKGANAHKLVLEAGVRVTGCTVHFVAEEVDAGVIIFQEAVPVKIGDTVETLSERVKEAEHRAFPAALQLVASGAVQVGEAGKICWK, from the exons ATGGCTGATCGAGTGCTTGTGATTGGGAGTGGAGGGAGAGAGCATGCGCTGGCCTGGAAGTTGGCCCAGTCTCCGCAAGTAAAACATGTGTTTGTTGCTCCAGGAAATGCAGGAACAGCTGACAGTGGAAAAATTTCCAATTCAg CTGTTTCAGTCAGCAATCATGCTGCACTTGCCCAGTTCTGCAGAGATCAGGACATCAAGCTGGTTGTGGTTGGTCCAGAGGTTCCTCTTGCTGCTG GAATTGTTGATGACTTGACATCAGCTGGAGTAAGATGTTTTGGTCCAACAGCAAAGGCAGCTCAGCTGGAATCCAGTAAGAGCTTTAGCAAAGCCTTTTTGGATCGTCATGAGATCCCAACTGCCAGGTGGAAATCTTTTACTGATGCTAAAGCAGCATGTAGCTTTATTAACAG TGCAAACTTCCCTGCTTTAGTTGTAAAAGCCAGTGGTCTGGCAGCTGGCAAAGGAGTAATTGTGGCCTCAAACAAGGAGGAAGCCTGCAAAGCTGTTACTGAAATCATGCAA GACAAGACTTTTGGCACAGCTGGGGAAACTGTTGTTGTTGAAGAACTTcttgaaggagaagaagttTCT TGCTTGTGTTTCACTGATGGTGTCACAATTGCTACCATGCCCCCAGCCCAGGACCACAAACGATTAATGGATGGAGACGAAGGTCCTAACACTGGAGGGATGGGAGCTTATTCCCCAACACCTCAG GTTTCTAAAGATTTACTGCAGAAAATAAGAGATACCATTCTTCAGAAAACTGTTGATGGCATGAGGAAAGAAGGTGTCCCCTATTTTG gtgtGCTTTATGCTGGATTAATGCTTACCAAAGATGGACCTAAAGTTCTCGAGTTTAACTGCAGATTTGGTGACCCAGAATGTCAG GTAATTCTTCCACTGTTGAAAAGTGATTTATATGAAGTTATGCAAGCGATTATCAATAAAAAGTTATCTAATTCCATGCCAGTTTGGTTTGAAGACAGTGCAGTTGTGACAGTGGTCATGGCCAGTGAAGGGTATCCAGGAGCATATCCCAAGGGTTTAGAAATAACAG GACTTTCTAAAGCTAAACAACTAGGATTGGAAGTGTTCCACGCAGGCACAGCCCTGAAGGACGGCAAAGTGGTGACTAGTGGGGGAAGAGTCCTTACAGTAACTGCTATTAAAGAGGATCTAATGGCAGCACTGCAAGAAGCCAACAAGGGAGTAGCAGCCATACACTTCAAGGGTGCCATTTATAGAAAGGACATTGGTTATCGGGCTATAGCTTTCCTGAGACAATCCAG AGGCCTGACTTACAAAAACAGTGGGGTAGACATTGCAGCAGGGAATACTTTGGTTCAGAAAATTAAACCCCTAGCTGCAGCCACATCAAGGTCAG GCTGCAATGCAGAGCTTGGAGGATTTGCTGGCCTCTTTGATTTGAAAGCTGCTGGTTACAAAGATCCTATCTTGGTATCTGGAACTGATGGTGTTGGCACAAAACTCAAG ATTGCACAAGTGTGTAACAAACATGACACCATAGGTCAGGACCTGGTTGCCATGTGtgtcaatgacatcctggctcaAGGAGCAGAGCCTCTCTTCTTCCTTGACTATTTTGCCTGTGGCAAACTTGACGTTGAAGTGGCTCAGGGTGTCATTGCAGGAATAGCTGAAGCTTGCAAAATTGCAGGATGTGCTCTTTTGG GAGGAGAAACTGCTGAAATGCCAGGCATGTATCCACCCGGAGAGTATGACTTGGCTGGCTTTGCTGTTGGTGCAGTAGAGAGAGGGCAGATGCTGCCTCAGCTGGAGAGAATTGCTGATGGAGACGTGGTTATTGGAGTAGCTTCTTCTGGGGTTCACAGCAATGGGTACAGCCTCGTAAGGAAGATTGTGGAAAAGTCATCATTTGATTTCTCTTCTCTAGTTGGTGTCTCCGGTGATCAGACATTAG GAGATCTCTTGTTAACCCCAACTAAAATCTACAGCAAGACTCTGTTGCCTGTCCTTCGCTCAGGCCACGTGAAAGCTTTTGCCCACATCACTGGAGGGGGTTTGCTGGAAAACATCCCCAGAGTTCTCCCAGAGTCCTTTGGTGTCGTTTTAg atgctcTTACCTGGAAGATTCCTGAAATCTTTTGCTGGCTCCATAAAGAAGGGAACCTCTCTGAAGAGGAAATGACTCGGACGTTTAATTGTGGTATCGGTGCTGTTTTGGTAGTTCAGAAGGAGCTGGCTCAGCAGGTCCTCAAGGACATACAGCAGCACGAGGCAGCCTGGCTGATTGGAAAAGTTGTCTCCCTACAAAAAG GCTCTGCCCCTGTCAAAGTCCATAATCTGCTTCGAGCCTTTCAAGCAAATAGGTCACTGTCTGTGCAAAGCCATATCCAAGgcaaaatccaaacaaacaaagtgAAGGTTGCTGTCCTTATCTCTGGAACAG GCACAAACCTGGAAGCCCTCATAAACAGCACAAAGAAGCCCACCAGTTTCGCACAAATAGTCCTTGTTATTTCTAACAAAGCTGATGTGGAGGGGTTAAGGAAAGCTGAAAGAGCTGGTATTACTACAAGG GTTATTAACCATAAATTGTATGGAAGTCGCGTTGAATTTGACAATGCAGTTGACAAAGTCCTTGAAGAGTTCTCAGTTGAGCTCATCTGTCTGGCTGGATTTATGCGAATACTGTCAGGTCCTTTTGTCAAAAAATGGGAAG